The Chelatococcus sp. HY11 genome includes a window with the following:
- a CDS encoding potassium/proton antiporter, translated as MNTIIFVNSLLFGGAGLVAIGILSSLMASRFGAPLLLVFILIGMVAGEAGPGGILFDDYRAMYLIGSLALAIILFDGGLRTRLASVRGGAAPAILLATVGVVITAGLTGLVAMPLLNLNYLQGFLTGSIVASTDAAAVFFLMRARGLQLRRRVNATIEVESATNDPVAVFLVVLLVTLIGAQGHAGLDSEIANIPLHLMRQCLIGGGLGIGGGLAIAWLINRVTLPAGLHPLFVISLAVMIYGLAGILDGSGFIAVYLAGLVVGNRPVRAFASILSFHDAATWLCQIVMFLVLGLLVSPERLMAHALPALAVAAFLMLVGRPVAVWLCLTPFRFSRQEKTFVSWVGLRGAVSIFLAAIPQLTQVPDAELYFNVAFFVVLVSLLVQGWSVAFVARHTGVALADPAPEISRVEIDLPGKVDLEMVGYPLLADSPVIQRGTLPSWARAVLIVRNDSVLTPEEAGVLSVGDYGYFLVPPDRIRRLDRLFAAFEGHQSRAMSAVFTFSPDIKFADLASAYGVEPDEGLQGLTLGAMFADTFEEGVREGDRLDIGNITLIARSVRDGVVTAIALIVGDTAEDAPLAQSRIVAPTLARIRIAAQRTANRIAEVVHRRRSGRVP; from the coding sequence ATGAACACGATCATTTTTGTCAACTCGCTGCTCTTCGGCGGCGCCGGGCTTGTGGCCATTGGCATTTTGTCCAGCCTGATGGCCTCGCGTTTTGGCGCCCCCTTGTTGCTGGTCTTCATCCTGATCGGCATGGTGGCGGGCGAGGCCGGCCCCGGCGGCATCCTCTTCGACGACTACCGGGCCATGTATCTCATTGGCTCGCTGGCGTTGGCCATCATCCTGTTCGACGGCGGGCTCCGCACCCGGCTCGCGAGCGTGCGCGGCGGTGCGGCTCCGGCGATCCTGCTCGCCACGGTCGGCGTCGTCATCACGGCCGGGCTCACCGGTCTTGTGGCTATGCCGCTCCTCAACCTGAATTATCTGCAGGGTTTCCTGACCGGCTCGATCGTCGCGTCCACCGACGCAGCCGCTGTTTTCTTTCTCATGCGGGCGCGAGGACTGCAGCTCAGGCGCCGGGTGAATGCCACCATCGAGGTCGAATCGGCGACCAACGATCCCGTCGCCGTCTTCCTGGTGGTGCTGCTCGTTACCCTTATCGGGGCGCAGGGACATGCCGGGCTTGATTCGGAGATCGCCAACATCCCGCTGCATCTGATGCGCCAATGCCTGATCGGCGGAGGCCTTGGCATCGGGGGCGGGCTCGCCATCGCCTGGCTCATCAATCGCGTCACCCTGCCGGCTGGCCTCCACCCGCTGTTCGTCATCTCGCTCGCCGTGATGATCTACGGGCTCGCCGGTATTCTTGATGGCTCGGGCTTCATTGCCGTCTATCTCGCCGGTCTCGTCGTCGGCAACCGTCCCGTGCGCGCCTTCGCCTCGATCCTGAGCTTCCACGACGCGGCGACATGGCTCTGCCAGATCGTCATGTTTCTCGTCCTCGGCCTGCTCGTCTCGCCCGAGAGGCTGATGGCGCATGCCTTGCCCGCGCTCGCCGTCGCGGCTTTTCTCATGCTGGTCGGCCGCCCCGTGGCGGTGTGGCTCTGCCTGACGCCATTCCGCTTCAGCCGCCAGGAAAAGACCTTCGTCTCCTGGGTCGGCCTGCGGGGCGCCGTATCGATCTTCCTGGCCGCGATTCCCCAGCTGACGCAGGTGCCGGACGCGGAGCTCTATTTCAACGTGGCCTTCTTCGTCGTGCTGGTCTCGCTGCTCGTGCAGGGCTGGAGCGTAGCCTTCGTGGCGCGTCACACGGGCGTCGCCCTCGCTGATCCGGCTCCGGAGATCAGCCGCGTGGAGATAGACCTGCCGGGCAAGGTTGATCTCGAGATGGTCGGCTACCCGCTGCTCGCCGACAGTCCCGTTATCCAGCGGGGAACCTTGCCGTCCTGGGCGCGCGCGGTCCTGATCGTGCGCAACGATTCCGTGCTGACGCCGGAGGAGGCGGGCGTGCTCAGCGTCGGCGACTACGGCTATTTCCTGGTCCCACCGGATCGCATCCGGCGGCTGGACCGCTTGTTCGCTGCCTTCGAAGGGCACCAGAGCCGTGCCATGTCGGCCGTGTTCACCTTTTCGCCGGACATCAAATTCGCGGATCTCGCCAGCGCTTACGGCGTCGAGCCGGATGAGGGCCTTCAGGGCCTGACCTTGGGCGCGATGTTCGCCGATACCTTCGAGGAGGGCGTACGCGAAGGCGATCGTCTAGACATCGGCAACATCACCCTGATCGCCCGCAGCGTGCGTGATGGCGTCGTGACGGCAATCGCGCTCATCGTTGGTGATACCGCCGAGGATGCGCCTCTCGCGCAGTCGCGGATCGTCGCGCCCACGCTCGCGCGGATCCGTATCGCCGCGCAACGCACGGCCAATCGCATCGCGGAGGTTGTACACCGCCGTCGATCAGGCCGCGTTCCGTGA